In the genome of Actinomycetes bacterium, one region contains:
- a CDS encoding threonylcarbamoyl-AMP synthase, whose amino-acid sequence MKIIKIKNLNGHNLPAINAAGESLNRGQVIILPTSTIYGLSCRYDHYQAVKEIYKLKQRSQSMPLILLVSSRQQLNTLIEKPTPAAKKLIDLCWFSSSPLPVTLILEKRSSLPPYITASSPHIAIRYTGSYFLRRLIDKTGPITSTSATISGSKNYPDRIENIPESIRQGVPLIVQSGQPLAGKESTIINITTLRPSLVREGVVKYEHIMKMLKNN is encoded by the coding sequence ATGAAAATAATTAAAATAAAAAACCTGAACGGCCATAACCTGCCGGCCATAAACGCAGCAGGCGAAAGCCTAAACCGGGGACAGGTAATAATCCTCCCTACCTCTACCATATACGGATTAAGCTGCAGATATGACCATTACCAGGCCGTAAAAGAAATCTATAAGCTGAAACAAAGAAGCCAGTCCATGCCCCTTATACTCCTCGTATCCAGCCGGCAGCAACTAAACACTCTTATAGAAAAACCCACCCCAGCAGCCAAAAAACTAATAGATCTCTGCTGGTTTTCTTCTTCTCCCCTTCCAGTAACCCTGATACTTGAAAAAAGAAGCAGCCTGCCCCCATACATAACCGCATCCAGCCCCCATATCGCTATCCGGTACACAGGCTCATATTTTTTACGCAGGCTGATAGATAAAACCGGGCCCATAACCTCAACCAGCGCCACCATCTCCGGCTCCAAAAACTATCCAGATCGGATTGAAAATATACCGGAGAGCATCAGGCAGGGTGTCCCCCTTATAGTACAATCAGGACAGCCACTGGCAGGAAAAGAATCAACTATTATCAATATAACTACCTTGCGCCCTTCACTGGTAAGGGAGGGTGTTGTAAAATATGAACATATAATGAAAATGCTGAAAAATAACTAG
- a CDS encoding cold shock domain-containing protein: MIIFGMSLGSLSADPNGTPQLTVHVQKTVFGTLSGNVEFELWGDDGSGSGFIERDSDSCEGTAGGKDIYLHWTGYEGGGDVNFYVIESDTAGATLVRCGSNNSVSITGVQTDTDTVKLDQNKTVNVYFKNWAEGEEPEKSASLDVDTETCEEVTLTACADEYNGEIFRIRIREEGVKIWDDRGTIDSNEWCDGWTIPLVPGDYEATFNIPDEGITITELFTVIECTTPPPPPPPTATVTVAGIMNYTITASSGSGGSISDEGVTTLNEGDDKAYTMHPEDGYEISDVMVDGVSVGAVESYSFMDVAADHTIYVDFGIIGTVEPAAVVADVEVLGVTEELPYTGMDVTFLLLGFAALALGSSLLTFKLVKRSKA; this comes from the coding sequence ATGATCATTTTTGGTATGTCCCTGGGTTCACTTTCAGCTGATCCTAATGGCACTCCCCAGCTTACAGTACATGTACAGAAAACAGTATTTGGGACTTTATCAGGTAATGTTGAGTTTGAATTGTGGGGCGACGATGGCAGTGGCAGCGGTTTCATTGAAAGAGATTCTGACAGTTGTGAGGGTACCGCAGGAGGGAAAGATATTTACCTGCATTGGACGGGATATGAAGGAGGCGGTGACGTCAATTTTTACGTCATTGAGTCTGACACTGCTGGAGCAACTTTAGTTAGATGTGGCTCTAATAATTCCGTTTCGATTACTGGTGTACAAACAGACACTGATACTGTTAAACTTGATCAAAATAAAACCGTAAATGTATATTTCAAAAATTGGGCAGAAGGTGAGGAACCTGAAAAATCTGCCAGCTTGGATGTTGACACCGAAACCTGCGAAGAAGTGACACTAACGGCTTGTGCAGATGAATATAACGGAGAGATCTTTAGAATTAGGATACGGGAAGAAGGGGTTAAAATATGGGATGATCGAGGTACTATTGATTCCAATGAATGGTGCGATGGATGGACAATACCCCTGGTTCCGGGAGATTATGAGGCAACTTTTAATATTCCGGATGAAGGCATTACCATCACAGAGCTCTTTACTGTTATAGAGTGTACAACCCCACCACCTCCACCACCTCCTACTGCCACAGTTACCGTAGCTGGTATAATGAACTATACTATTACCGCGTCCAGCGGCAGTGGCGGTTCCATTTCTGATGAAGGCGTAACTACTTTAAATGAAGGAGACGATAAAGCCTATACAATGCATCCTGAGGATGGATACGAGATTTCTGATGTAATGGTAGATGGAGTATCAGTAGGAGCTGTAGAAAGTTATAGTTTTATGGACGTAGCAGCAGACCATACCATCTATGTTGACTTTGGCATTATCGGTACGGTAGAGCCAGCTGCAGTTGTAGCTGATGTGGAAGTACTGGGAGTAACCGAAGAGCTGCCTTATACCGGTATGGATGTAACCTTCCTGTTATTAGGCTTTGCGGCCTTAGCTTTGGGTTCATCACTTCTAACCTTTAAGCTGGTAAAAAGAAGCAAGGCATAA
- a CDS encoding HAMP domain-containing histidine kinase, with protein sequence MKWSLKSKLIFWFILIIVIAVVIYGFMLFSVYRFTLAGENYSQALRDHPGMDQELIDRLREMERPPEWRAIPLQVTVLPFTLFMRIFYIITAGVLFIILVSASGGFIVLIRMLNRVDFITRNVQEIDEKRLHLRLNLKDGDAISKMAQTFDHMLDKIEASFRNQKQFIQHVSHELNTPLTIIKSKIDALKQQKKTSVAEYRQTLDLVDSEVMRLSKITEELLILSELEDNIKSTGFKAVDVKEIIDRLIKLHRNQIDAKELDIKLNYGSTYTAWGSNVHIEQLLFNILNNAVKYSLPGSDLMVDLNVDKSKKLLHISVKNKSEEITGEDIPYIFERFYTAARKKGKRGSGLGLSISKRIAEKLNGNLIAEYDEKNKLVSFTITLPIVRQ encoded by the coding sequence ATGAAGTGGTCATTAAAATCAAAACTGATTTTCTGGTTTATTTTAATAATAGTTATAGCTGTAGTTATTTATGGGTTCATGTTGTTTTCAGTATACCGGTTTACTCTGGCAGGGGAAAACTATTCTCAGGCCTTAAGAGACCATCCGGGTATGGACCAGGAACTCATAGACCGCCTGAGAGAGATGGAGAGGCCTCCCGAATGGAGGGCAATTCCTCTCCAGGTTACCGTTTTGCCTTTTACTTTGTTTATGAGGATTTTCTATATTATTACTGCAGGGGTCCTGTTTATTATACTGGTCTCTGCTTCCGGTGGTTTTATAGTGCTTATCAGGATGCTTAACCGTGTTGATTTTATAACCAGAAATGTACAGGAGATAGATGAGAAGAGGCTTCATCTGCGCTTAAATTTAAAAGACGGGGATGCTATTTCCAAGATGGCTCAGACTTTTGACCATATGCTGGATAAAATAGAAGCCTCTTTTCGTAACCAGAAGCAGTTTATACAGCATGTTTCTCATGAATTGAATACCCCCCTTACCATTATCAAGAGCAAAATAGATGCCTTAAAGCAGCAAAAGAAGACCAGTGTGGCTGAGTACCGCCAAACCCTGGATCTGGTAGACAGTGAAGTGATGAGACTGTCCAAGATAACCGAGGAGTTGCTGATTCTCTCAGAACTGGAGGATAATATAAAAAGCACCGGTTTTAAGGCAGTGGACGTAAAGGAGATTATAGACAGGCTGATTAAGCTGCACCGCAACCAGATTGATGCCAAAGAGCTGGATATTAAGCTCAACTATGGCAGCACATATACAGCATGGGGAAGTAATGTTCATATTGAGCAGCTTCTGTTTAATATCCTAAACAATGCAGTAAAATATAGCCTGCCTGGAAGCGATTTAATGGTGGATTTAAATGTAGACAAGAGTAAAAAACTGCTGCATATTTCTGTAAAAAATAAGAGTGAAGAGATAACCGGGGAAGATATTCCCTATATATTTGAAAGGTTTTATACTGCTGCCAGAAAAAAAGGCAAAAGGGGATCCGGGCTGGGTCTTTCCATAAGCAAAAGAATTGCCGAAAAATTAAATGGAAACCTGATAGCTGAATATGATGAAAAAAATAAATTGGTTAGCTTTACTATAACCCTGCCTATAGTCAGGCAGTAA
- a CDS encoding response regulator transcription factor, which translates to MKILIIEDEKTIADSLKQGLQQHNFTIDVAYSGGQGYDLVNQYNYDVIILDLMLPDMKGEELCRRIRKEKIDSFVIMLTAKKQLVDIVDGLNCGADDYLTKPFEFSELLARIRALLRRYSENKQNKLYCKEIEINVDTGQAFVDNKLVRLTRKEFMILEYFLRNRGQLLTRNQILEHAWDRNVDIFTNVVDTHIKNLRKKLGKSGRIIQTVYGSGYRIPDEDQIK; encoded by the coding sequence ATGAAGATATTAATAATAGAAGATGAAAAAACAATTGCTGACAGCCTGAAACAGGGACTGCAGCAACATAATTTTACTATAGACGTGGCTTATAGCGGAGGACAGGGTTACGACCTTGTTAACCAGTACAATTACGATGTGATCATTCTGGATCTTATGCTGCCGGATATGAAAGGAGAAGAGTTATGCAGGCGGATAAGAAAAGAAAAGATTGACAGTTTTGTAATTATGCTTACTGCTAAAAAACAGCTGGTTGATATTGTAGATGGCCTTAACTGCGGGGCTGATGACTATCTTACCAAACCCTTTGAATTCTCAGAACTGCTGGCCAGGATAAGAGCATTGCTCAGAAGGTACTCAGAGAATAAACAAAACAAACTTTATTGTAAAGAAATTGAAATCAATGTGGACACCGGCCAAGCCTTTGTAGACAATAAACTGGTCAGGCTTACCAGGAAAGAATTCATGATACTGGAATATTTTTTAAGGAACCGGGGACAGCTGCTTACCAGGAACCAGATTCTGGAGCATGCCTGGGACAGGAATGTGGATATTTTTACTAATGTAGTGGATACCCATATCAAGAATCTAAGAAAGAAACTGGGAAAATCCGGAAGGATCATCCAAACCGTATATGGTAGCGGATACCGGATTCCGGACGAGGATCAAATAAAATGA
- a CDS encoding ABC transporter ATP-binding protein has translation MENKIIAIKGIEKIYSIGNTRLHALREVDLNIGEGEFVTVMGPSGSGKSTLMNIIGCLDTPTSGSYILDGEDVAGLEDNRQAEIRSHKIGFVFQTFNLLVRSSVVENIGLPLVYGHTQPLLSRHDLISRLIDSVGLTGWERHKPSELSGGQRQRVAIARALINDPAIILADEPTGNLDSRTGAEIIAILQRLNRDGRTILMVTHEEEIAKHSQRVIHLKDGYIVNQQHIDNPLNAEQILKHMPRLEVD, from the coding sequence ATGGAAAATAAAATCATAGCCATAAAAGGCATAGAAAAAATATACAGCATTGGTAACACCAGACTGCATGCATTAAGGGAAGTTGACCTTAATATAGGGGAAGGAGAATTTGTAACAGTTATGGGTCCTTCAGGATCGGGCAAGTCTACCCTTATGAATATAATAGGTTGCCTGGATACGCCCACCTCTGGCTCCTATATCCTGGATGGAGAGGATGTAGCCGGACTGGAGGATAACCGGCAGGCGGAGATACGGAGCCATAAAATAGGATTTGTATTCCAGACCTTTAACCTGCTGGTCAGGTCCAGTGTGGTAGAAAATATTGGTTTACCTCTGGTATACGGGCATACCCAACCCTTGTTGTCCAGACATGATCTTATAAGCAGGCTTATAGATTCAGTGGGACTTACCGGATGGGAGAGACATAAGCCCAGCGAACTTTCAGGAGGGCAACGGCAGAGGGTGGCTATTGCCAGGGCACTTATAAATGACCCGGCTATTATATTAGCCGATGAGCCCACAGGTAATCTTGATTCCAGAACAGGAGCCGAGATCATAGCCATACTGCAGCGGCTTAACAGGGATGGCAGGACTATCTTGATGGTTACCCATGAGGAGGAAATAGCCAAACACAGCCAGAGGGTAATTCACTTGAAAGATGGCTATATTGTGAATCAGCAGCACATAGATAATCCTCTGAATGCAGAACAGATATTAAAACATATGCCCAGGCTGGAGGTGGACTGA
- the rpiB gene encoding ribose 5-phosphate isomerase B: protein MNIIIGSDHAGIEHKAYLADIASRLGHKVTDLGTYDKQSVDYPDIAFQVACNILNSKTEIGILICGTGIGMSLAANKVRGIRAAVCWNQETARLARQHNNANILCLGARILDQESCKIIMEAFLANASSSQDRHARRVEKIMNIEERTCTGE, encoded by the coding sequence TTGAATATAATTATTGGCTCCGATCATGCGGGAATAGAGCACAAAGCCTATCTTGCAGATATTGCCTCCCGCCTGGGCCATAAGGTTACCGATCTTGGCACCTATGATAAGCAGAGCGTAGACTATCCCGATATTGCTTTCCAGGTTGCCTGCAATATACTTAACAGCAAGACAGAAATAGGAATACTTATCTGCGGGACAGGCATAGGCATGAGCCTGGCCGCCAATAAAGTCAGGGGCATCAGGGCAGCAGTATGCTGGAACCAGGAGACCGCCCGGCTGGCCCGCCAGCACAATAATGCCAATATATTGTGCCTGGGAGCCAGGATACTGGACCAAGAGTCTTGTAAAATAATAATGGAAGCTTTTCTGGCCAACGCTTCCAGCAGCCAGGACCGGCATGCCAGAAGAGTTGAAAAAATAATGAATATTGAAGAAAGGACTTGTACCGGTGAATAA
- a CDS encoding serine hydroxymethyltransferase, giving the protein MNNNNHTLNQQADQEIRTIIANELKRQQSKLLLIASENFTSQEVIRTMGSVLTNKYAEGYPRKRYYGGCEFVDQAEQLAIDRAKQLFGTDYVNVQPHSGVNANTAVFLSILDPGDRILSMSLADGGHLSHGQSHNISGKYFDIYNYRLDPETELIDYDQVMEIAKKVKPKLIICGASSYSRTIDFKKFREIADEVGAYLMADIAHIAGLIVGGVHPTSVGLADFTTGTTHKTLRGPRGGMLMADQKYAAKLNSAVFPGIQGGPLMHVIAAKAVCFREALSDSFKQYAQNIVDNCKILCQHLQDEGFRIVSGGTDNHLFLVDLSNKDITGFDATGALGSCGIVINKNLIPYDKKSPVITSGIRVGTAAVTTQGMGAEQMHQIGDIISYILHNIDDQARLKDAKKKVDDLVAGFPIYQNF; this is encoded by the coding sequence GTGAATAACAACAACCATACCTTAAACCAACAGGCAGACCAGGAAATCAGGACTATAATAGCTAATGAATTAAAACGGCAGCAATCAAAGCTTTTGCTTATAGCTTCCGAAAACTTTACTTCCCAGGAAGTCATAAGGACCATGGGTTCAGTGCTGACCAATAAATATGCGGAAGGCTACCCCCGGAAAAGATATTACGGAGGGTGTGAATTTGTAGACCAGGCAGAACAGCTGGCCATAGATAGGGCCAAACAGCTGTTTGGCACCGATTATGTAAATGTACAGCCCCATAGCGGGGTTAACGCCAACACCGCAGTATTTTTATCCATACTCGACCCCGGTGACAGAATTCTAAGCATGAGCCTGGCCGATGGCGGGCACCTATCCCACGGCCAGAGTCACAACATTTCAGGTAAATACTTTGATATATATAATTACAGGCTGGACCCGGAAACCGAACTTATAGACTACGACCAGGTAATGGAGATCGCAAAAAAAGTAAAGCCCAAATTAATAATCTGCGGGGCCAGCTCCTATTCAAGGACCATAGACTTTAAAAAGTTCAGAGAAATCGCCGATGAAGTAGGGGCTTACCTCATGGCAGACATAGCCCACATAGCAGGACTGATAGTGGGCGGAGTACATCCAACCTCAGTAGGTCTGGCTGACTTTACCACCGGTACCACCCATAAAACCCTGAGGGGACCACGGGGAGGAATGCTGATGGCTGACCAAAAATATGCAGCCAAGCTTAATTCTGCTGTTTTCCCCGGTATCCAGGGAGGGCCCCTGATGCATGTGATAGCTGCCAAGGCAGTATGCTTCAGGGAAGCATTGTCTGATTCCTTCAAGCAATATGCACAAAATATTGTTGATAACTGCAAAATCCTGTGCCAGCACCTCCAGGATGAGGGCTTCAGGATAGTGTCCGGAGGTACCGATAACCACCTGTTTTTGGTAGACCTTTCAAACAAGGATATCACCGGCTTTGACGCTACCGGTGCCCTGGGATCATGCGGCATAGTTATCAACAAGAATCTTATTCCCTATGATAAGAAAAGCCCGGTTATAACCAGCGGCATAAGGGTTGGGACCGCAGCAGTTACCACCCAGGGAATGGGAGCAGAGCAGATGCACCAGATTGGGGATATAATATCCTATATCCTTCACAATATAGATGACCAGGCCAGGCTGAAAGATGCTAAGAAGAAGGTAGATGATCTAGTTGCCGGGTTTCCTATCTATCAGAATTTTTAA
- a CDS encoding V-type ATP synthase subunit B (produces ATP from ADP in the presence of a proton gradient across the membrane; the B subunit is part of the catalytic core of the ATP synthase complex), with protein sequence TLIPILTMPEDDKTHPIPDLTGYITEGQIILSRSLNKKKISPPVDALPSLSRLKDKGIGKDKTREDHADMFNQLYAAYARGKEVQELAVILGEAALTDIDKIYFKFADEFEKRYISQGEYDNRTIEQTLDLGWELLSIFPRDRLKRIRDEYLDKYLPRFKKEEQKEEVS encoded by the coding sequence TAACCTTAATACCCATACTGACCATGCCTGAAGATGATAAAACCCATCCCATACCTGACCTTACCGGTTATATTACCGAGGGCCAGATAATACTTTCCAGGTCCCTTAACAAGAAAAAGATATCCCCGCCAGTAGATGCACTGCCTTCCCTCTCCAGGTTAAAGGACAAGGGTATCGGAAAAGACAAGACCAGGGAAGACCATGCAGATATGTTTAATCAGCTGTATGCCGCTTATGCCCGGGGTAAAGAAGTACAGGAACTGGCAGTCATACTGGGGGAAGCTGCCCTTACAGATATTGATAAAATATACTTTAAGTTTGCTGATGAGTTTGAAAAAAGATATATATCCCAGGGAGAGTATGACAACCGCACCATAGAGCAGACCCTTGATTTGGGCTGGGAACTGCTGTCCATATTCCCCAGGGACAGGTTGAAGAGAATAAGGGATGAATACCTGGATAAATATCTTCCCCGGTTCAAAAAAGAAGAACAGAAGGAAGAGGTAAGCTAA
- a CDS encoding ABC transporter permease, with protein sequence MRRIAENIKVAFKSLFASKLRTFLTMLGIIIGVGAVVAVISVGAGAEVQITENLQSAGTNILTISPGREMPDGAQRAQGMFSDEQEAVAGKLYMQDAYALEESNLLEQVVPVVNIPNGTLSYKSWGGQVSILGTTPQYFEVMDYNVYAGSFFTESEIQGLANVAVIGDNIVDDYFGMVDPIGETIKMGGNNFVVVGVMEEVGTGTFGSNPDNSAYIPVTTGQNKMLGTDTVDSIIAKVKNEQLMDQATAQVTSILQQQHFILPGDPNDFEISSSSQLLEMASSIADTLSITLGGIAAISLLVGGIGIMNIMFVSVTERTREIGIRKAVGAKNRDILIQFITESIVLSFTGGLMGVGFAYLLSWGLQSFTSITSLVTVYPIVLALSFSTAIGLVFGIFPAMRAARLNPIEALRYE encoded by the coding sequence ATGAGGAGGATAGCGGAAAATATAAAGGTTGCCTTTAAATCCCTTTTTGCCAGCAAGCTTCGTACCTTCCTTACCATGCTGGGTATTATCATTGGCGTAGGGGCGGTAGTGGCAGTTATATCAGTAGGCGCCGGTGCAGAAGTCCAAATAACCGAGAATCTGCAGAGTGCTGGCACCAATATACTAACTATAAGTCCCGGCAGGGAGATGCCTGACGGAGCCCAGAGAGCCCAGGGAATGTTTTCTGATGAACAAGAGGCGGTGGCCGGCAAGCTTTATATGCAGGATGCCTATGCATTGGAAGAGTCTAATTTGCTGGAACAGGTAGTACCGGTAGTAAACATTCCCAATGGCACCCTTTCCTATAAGAGCTGGGGAGGGCAGGTGTCTATTCTTGGGACCACCCCCCAATATTTTGAAGTTATGGACTACAATGTCTATGCTGGCAGCTTCTTTACTGAAAGTGAAATTCAGGGACTGGCTAATGTAGCAGTAATTGGCGACAATATTGTAGATGACTATTTTGGAATGGTAGATCCAATTGGGGAAACCATAAAGATGGGCGGAAACAATTTTGTAGTGGTAGGAGTGATGGAGGAAGTAGGTACGGGAACTTTTGGTTCCAATCCGGATAATTCTGCCTACATTCCTGTAACCACTGGTCAAAATAAAATGCTGGGCACAGATACTGTAGACAGCATTATAGCCAAGGTAAAAAACGAACAGCTTATGGATCAGGCCACCGCCCAGGTTACTTCCATACTGCAGCAGCAACATTTTATACTTCCTGGAGATCCCAATGATTTTGAGATATCCAGCTCTTCCCAGCTACTGGAGATGGCTTCCTCTATTGCTGATACCCTGTCTATAACCCTGGGTGGTATTGCAGCTATTTCTCTACTGGTAGGAGGAATAGGGATTATGAATATAATGTTTGTCTCTGTAACCGAGAGGACCAGGGAGATAGGCATTAGAAAAGCGGTAGGTGCCAAGAATAGAGATATCCTTATACAGTTTATTACTGAAAGCATAGTGCTTAGTTTTACCGGTGGCCTTATGGGGGTAGGATTTGCCTATCTTCTATCCTGGGGCTTGCAGTCTTTTACTTCCATAACCTCTCTTGTAACTGTTTACCCCATAGTTTTAGCCTTATCTTTTTCTACAGCTATAGGACTGGTATTTGGAATCTTTCCTGCTATGAGGGCAGCCAGGCTTAACCCCATTGAAGCTTTAAGATATGAATAA
- a CDS encoding V-type ATP synthase subunit D, giving the protein MLGNVNATRMELLRLKQRLNLARRGHKLLKDKQDELMRQLLEMIDEVKESRLTIEREFQSILARFTLAKAKMGPGQAEEALYRPTKKISLSVEKRNLMSVKVPLYKREVEGQIIPYGYLNTSGSMDQALINFDKFLEQLLNLAEKEKTVQLMADEIEETRRRVNALEYKMIPELEESIKYITMKLAENELSNTVRLMKLKDIVRSH; this is encoded by the coding sequence ATGCTGGGTAATGTTAATGCAACCAGGATGGAGCTGCTTCGGCTGAAGCAGCGATTGAATCTGGCCCGTAGAGGCCACAAGCTTCTCAAGGACAAGCAGGATGAATTGATGCGTCAGCTGCTGGAAATGATTGACGAGGTAAAAGAATCCAGGCTAACCATTGAAAGGGAATTTCAGTCAATACTGGCCCGCTTTACCCTGGCCAAAGCCAAGATGGGGCCGGGCCAGGCCGAAGAAGCTTTGTATAGGCCGACCAAGAAAATATCTCTTTCTGTGGAGAAGAGAAACCTGATGAGCGTTAAAGTACCTTTATATAAGAGAGAGGTGGAAGGCCAGATTATTCCTTATGGTTACCTTAATACTTCCGGGTCCATGGATCAGGCCCTGATTAATTTTGACAAGTTTTTAGAGCAGCTTCTGAACCTGGCGGAAAAGGAAAAAACGGTGCAGCTCATGGCCGATGAGATTGAAGAAACCAGAAGAAGGGTCAATGCCCTGGAATACAAGATGATCCCCGAACTGGAAGAGAGCATAAAATACATAACCATGAAGCTGGCTGAAAACGAGCTTTCCAATACAGTCAGGCTGATGAAACTAAAGGATATTGTAAGAAGCCATTAA
- a CDS encoding HlyD family efflux transporter periplasmic adaptor subunit has protein sequence MPNSNLVQENEESNTARVEVGDIIKEAAVTGSVETRTSNTLIPQVSGNILRAAEVGDEFKEGDLLIEIDSSNAAQAIEDIETQLELARNSLSQARINYQSALDSNHIAVQMAELDKGKAELSAESALQSYQEAGELADISSANAQTALEISQNSFNNSVISLEQAQQNLEYAQKLLSDAKADSSSTSEQIMQLEDNVNTASKNVQKTELALESSELSLQQAENSKQQTEIQLGSQVESGEISYQQSLKNQSSTYWSTLESMQNGQKQIELANLSMQKAKIDLKMAETELELAGQELAEHTIYAPYQGMVVATDFKPGEEATGAKTISIIKDDYIMEALISESDLVNISEGAEAVVSLDSYPGVEFKGIVEKIIRIPVEENQITYYETWISFEASQDIEIIYGLSASISIVTEKAEDVLYIPIRAVYTEQGKNYVDAVVQAEESQMTTRKTEITTGINDYYNIEVTSGLKEGDIVITSR, from the coding sequence ATGCCTAATAGTAATCTTGTACAGGAAAATGAAGAAAGCAATACAGCCCGGGTAGAAGTGGGAGATATTATAAAGGAGGCAGCAGTCACCGGATCGGTGGAAACCAGGACTTCCAATACACTTATTCCCCAGGTATCCGGAAATATATTGCGGGCCGCAGAAGTAGGTGATGAATTCAAGGAGGGGGATCTGCTGATTGAGATAGACTCTTCCAATGCAGCTCAGGCAATAGAAGATATAGAAACACAGCTAGAACTGGCCAGAAATTCATTATCCCAGGCCCGGATCAATTATCAAAGTGCCCTGGATTCCAACCATATTGCTGTGCAGATGGCAGAGCTGGATAAGGGAAAGGCAGAGCTCAGTGCTGAAAGCGCCCTTCAATCTTATCAGGAAGCTGGGGAGCTGGCGGATATATCCTCTGCTAATGCCCAGACAGCTTTAGAAATATCACAAAATTCCTTTAATAATTCGGTTATTTCCCTGGAACAGGCGCAGCAGAACCTGGAATATGCACAGAAGTTATTGTCTGATGCCAAGGCTGACTCTAGCAGCACCAGTGAACAAATAATGCAACTGGAAGATAATGTAAATACTGCCAGCAAAAATGTGCAGAAAACGGAGCTGGCTCTGGAGTCATCCGAACTTAGCCTGCAGCAAGCTGAAAATTCAAAGCAACAAACCGAAATACAGTTAGGATCCCAGGTGGAATCGGGAGAGATTTCCTACCAACAGTCTTTGAAAAACCAGAGCTCTACTTACTGGTCAACTCTGGAAAGTATGCAGAATGGCCAGAAACAGATTGAACTGGCCAACCTGAGCATGCAAAAGGCTAAAATAGATCTGAAGATGGCAGAGACTGAGTTGGAGCTGGCAGGGCAGGAACTGGCAGAACATACCATCTATGCCCCTTATCAGGGGATGGTGGTGGCTACTGATTTTAAACCGGGAGAAGAAGCCACTGGAGCAAAAACCATCAGCATTATAAAAGATGACTATATAATGGAGGCTTTGATTAGTGAAAGCGATCTGGTCAATATCTCTGAAGGTGCAGAAGCGGTAGTTAGTCTGGATTCTTATCCTGGGGTTGAATTTAAGGGTATAGTAGAAAAAATAATCAGGATACCGGTAGAAGAGAACCAGATTACTTATTATGAAACCTGGATAAGTTTTGAAGCCAGCCAGGATATTGAAATCATATATGGACTATCAGCCAGCATATCTATAGTAACTGAAAAGGCAGAAGATGTGTTGTATATACCCATAAGGGCAGTTTACACTGAACAGGGCAAAAATTATGTGGATGCGGTAGTGCAGGCGGAAGAAAGCCAGATGACCACCAGGAAAACCGAAATAACTACCGGCATAAACGATTACTATAATATAGAGGTTACCTCAGGCCTTAAGGAGGGAGATATAGTTATTACCTCCAGGTAA